One Poecilia reticulata strain Guanapo linkage group LG4, Guppy_female_1.0+MT, whole genome shotgun sequence genomic window carries:
- the usp46 gene encoding ubiquitin carboxyl-terminal hydrolase 46, translating into MTVRNIASICNMGTNASALEKDIGPEQFPINEHYFGLVNFGNTCYCNSVLQALYFCRPFRENVLAYKAQQKKKENLLTCLADLFHSIATQKKKVGVIPPKKFISRLRKENDLFDNYMQQDAHEFLNYLLNTVADILQEEKKQEKQNGRLKNNGTAVTAEAEMENKTEPTWVHDIFQGTLTNETRCLNCETVSSKDEDFLDLSVDVEQNTSITHCLRDFSNTETLCSEYKYYCETCCSKQEAQKRMRVKKLPMILALHLKRFKYMEQLHRYTKLSYRVVFPLELRLFNTSGDAVNLDRMYDLVAVVVHCGSGPNRGHYITIVKSHGFWLLFDDDIVEKIDAQAIEEFYGLTSDISKNSESGYILFYQSRE; encoded by the exons ATGACTGTCAGAAACATCGCCTCCATTTGTAATATG GGCACCAATGCCTCCGCTCTGGAGAAAGACATCGGCCCAGAGCAATTCCCGATCAATGAGCACTACTTCGGGTTGGTCAAC TTTGGAAACACTTGCTACTGCAACTCGGTGCTGCAGGCCCTCTACTTCTGCCGGCCTTTCCGCGAGAACGTGCTGGCCTACAAAGcccagcagaagaagaaggagaaccTGCTCACATGCCTGGCTGACCTTTTCCACTCCATCGCCacgcagaagaagaaagtgggCGTCATCCCGCCCAAGAAGTTCATCTCCCGGCTACGGAAGGAGAACG ATCTGTTCGACAACTACATGCAACAAGATGCCCACGAATTCCTCAACTATCTGCTGAACACGGTGGCGGACAtcctgcaggaggagaagaagcAGGAGAAGCAGAACGGGCGCCTGAAGAACAACGGCACAGCTGTCACCGCCGAGGCCGAGATGGAGAACAAAACGGAGCCCACATGGGTTCACGACATCTTCCAAGGCACACTGACCAATGAGACGCGGTGCTTAAACTGTGAAACA GTCAGCAGCAAAGACGAGGACTTCCTGGATCTTTCTGTGGACGTGGAGCAGAACACATCAATAACACACTGTCTCAG GGACTTCAGTAACACAGAGACTTTGTGCAGTGAATACAAATACTACTGTGAAACATGCTGCAGCAAGCAAGAAGCACAGAAACG GATGCGAGTGAAGAAGCTTCCTATGATCCTGGCGCTACACCTGAAGAGGTTCAAGTACATGGAGCAGCTGCACCGCTACACCAAGCTCTCCTATCGGGTGGTTTTCCCTCTAGAGCTCCGCCTCTTCAACACGTCTGGGGACGCGGTAAACCTGGATCGCATGTACGACCTGGTGGCGGTGGTGGTTCACTGTGGGAG CGGCCCCAACAGAGGTCATTACATCACCATAGTGAAGAGCCACGGCTTCTGGCTTCTGTTCGACGACGACATAGTGGAG AAAATCGACGCCCAGGCCATTGAGGAGTTCTACGGACTCACCTCAGACATTTCCAAGAACTCCGAGTCGGGATACATCCTCTTCTACCAGTCGAGGGAGTGA